The proteins below come from a single Oncorhynchus keta strain PuntledgeMale-10-30-2019 chromosome 32, Oket_V2, whole genome shotgun sequence genomic window:
- the LOC118365151 gene encoding parvalbumin-7-like has product MAMNSILNAADIKKALEAFAAADSFDHKKFFEMVGLKAKSAEDVKKAFLVLDADASGFIEEEELKFVLKGFASDGRDLTDKETKAFLNEADKDGDGMIGIDEFVALVHE; this is encoded by the exons ATggcgatgaacagcattctcaacgCTGCCGACATCAAGAAAGCCCTAGAGGCATTCGCAG CGGCTGACTCTTTTGACCATAAGAAATTCTTTGAGATGGTGGGTCTGAAGGCCAAGTCAGCTGAGGATGTGAAGAAAGCCTTCCTGGTGCTGGACGCTGACGCCAGCGGAttcatagaggaggaggagctcaa GTTCGTACTGAAGGGATTTGCCTCAGACGGCAGGGACCTGACCGACAAAGAAACCAAAGCATTCTTAAACGAAGCTGACAAGGATGGAGACGGCATGATCGGCATCGATG AGTTCGTTGCCCTGGTGCACGAGTAA